From the Chloroflexus aurantiacus J-10-fl genome, one window contains:
- a CDS encoding SdrD B-like domain-containing protein has protein sequence MGFRAPVPVLSRWLAVLIILSILLIGLSVLVPIPAVAQSGSYGFASAVPCLNGDLSLATTCFADTMYKPVAADDPALVRVTISSTKQMLAPIGTTSGGYRQRMASNSGIGSVYGLAYDDGAISGIRRLFAGAFTRRFTSFGPLGSGGVYEYRFDNGQWRPSFTVPNAGSDRLSNDPDDTAILDAVGKTGLGDMEISPDGTTLYIVNLHTRQLERYDITKETPQRLVPVTVPLHLISQHQQTLANLRPFALEFAPNADSTDGSPRLMVGVTDTAVPNGEPQVFVLEWNVNSDSWQVVLHQPLVNDVFNVRFVGSTYFHELRNLSPNGSVVGWNAWNETLHRLKIYRKNNVIFDAQPFLTDIEFSPDGQFMRLGLRDRIGDLTFFGVPPQGHYTATAQGDSLNYRFSDGKWVLELSPVSRTDQVHIHDSSTRVLANRADWLNDNLHKYPGTDPAHVENHMGSLLAIPNPDGTETIVATSLLGDNASGLMLYTSNQPHPFRAITLIPPNSNKLATLGDLELLCTYAFISGQLWHDLNGNGVREAGEPPLGGIRLEVFEPGQSVPLGHVVTATDGSYTVAVPPNRALHMRVAPHQFLSGQPLNGMTYSPQRVGPANLDSDAHPIFGVVEFAGRHAGNGMTGNALMIPVRGERIQHVDIGLTRQFRPATIGDRVWHDVNRNGMQDANEPGLGGVMIRLERLPGSSPAVNTYPRTTSSDAQGRYTFTNLEPGQYRLFVTLPGGYTFAPAGRGVNAQLDSDIDERSGFSQAIALNHSATQTDIDVGLMALQAAMDLSVELNAPAEVVVGGELRYTISYRHTGLAPATNVTIQMSVPTGSQLISASMPVQQQGTTLSWQIGQLNPNSNGRIEVLVRAPTTIGSNLSQTVATAAVISSRPSDTNTTNNSSTQFTRLTRAEVSISKTAPVAVLSGDMLLYTLRVVNRGRATASQVTIADPLPDQVDFVSLLQAPAGACRYAGAERTLRCTMSSLSPQQEAIISFQARPRPDAASRLDNRATVTTTTAGDSPTDNSAMASTAYLQPNPAIRLTFVPAPAAAGETARLLIGYQNHGSGVARQTTLTVLLPAAVTLPALPTGCQQQGNQLLCALGDLVPAASGELRLDMYVPATPTIDQLNVQASISTTTPERIVDQQDNQASATVAVVRPNPFVLLRAPTSIVGQGSVFAYTIDYGNLYRRRPAQTRPAANTVLEFELPSDVQLVGASRTPTTQQGRLLRWNLGTLDGQTAARIEVVVQTRVPAGTVLPAIARISTQTPADDPVDNLASLNINVVPPPTTIGTATGDLRAAIRSTLDPAARDGSQTNGVYLSEGAAIAWPTGEVIDLTPQLANLQFSDEPLPWPYAYQVRVVGWSLTEVEVGGQRFDPRAADSRGITGCRPGTRPLLTPKLLSGCLYRYLGGESRDQLGAAIIRERDLDDQVHLYWSRPPVPPMRSDVYLYATDQINRARLTIQVELEVQIINQAPGSIGGVPLPPIPVAPLPDPARQIVSGQIDITLLAPRSLVGPGS, from the coding sequence ATGGGTTTTCGTGCGCCTGTACCCGTACTCTCACGTTGGCTGGCAGTATTGATAATCCTCAGTATCCTCCTGATCGGGCTATCTGTTCTGGTACCAATTCCGGCAGTAGCACAGAGTGGGTCATACGGTTTTGCCAGTGCTGTTCCATGTCTCAACGGTGATCTTTCGCTGGCAACTACCTGTTTTGCCGACACGATGTATAAGCCAGTTGCTGCTGACGATCCGGCCCTGGTGCGCGTGACCATCAGCAGCACAAAGCAGATGCTGGCACCTATTGGCACAACCAGTGGTGGTTATCGGCAGCGAATGGCCAGTAACAGTGGCATCGGTTCTGTCTATGGTCTGGCTTACGATGATGGAGCAATTAGTGGTATTCGTCGTTTATTCGCAGGCGCATTTACCCGCCGCTTCACCAGTTTTGGCCCACTCGGTTCCGGCGGTGTGTATGAATATCGTTTCGACAACGGACAATGGCGGCCATCGTTTACCGTGCCTAACGCCGGTTCAGATCGTTTGTCCAATGATCCAGACGATACGGCAATTCTTGATGCGGTGGGTAAAACTGGTCTTGGAGACATGGAGATCAGCCCCGATGGCACGACGCTCTACATCGTTAACCTGCACACTCGCCAGCTAGAACGATACGATATTACAAAGGAAACCCCTCAACGCCTGGTACCAGTTACCGTTCCACTACACCTCATCAGTCAACATCAGCAGACACTGGCGAATTTGCGGCCTTTTGCGCTGGAATTTGCGCCGAATGCCGACTCAACAGATGGCAGTCCGCGTTTGATGGTTGGCGTTACGGATACAGCCGTACCCAATGGTGAACCGCAGGTGTTCGTACTGGAATGGAACGTTAATTCGGATAGCTGGCAGGTTGTTTTACATCAGCCACTGGTGAACGATGTCTTCAATGTTCGGTTTGTTGGTTCAACGTACTTCCATGAACTTAGAAATCTGAGTCCTAATGGCTCAGTGGTTGGATGGAATGCCTGGAATGAAACTTTGCACAGACTGAAAATTTATCGAAAAAACAATGTCATCTTTGATGCCCAGCCATTTTTGACCGATATTGAATTTAGTCCTGATGGTCAGTTTATGCGTCTTGGGTTACGAGATCGAATTGGCGACTTAACGTTCTTTGGTGTTCCACCACAAGGGCACTATACAGCAACTGCTCAAGGCGATAGCCTTAATTATCGATTTAGTGATGGTAAATGGGTGCTGGAATTATCTCCTGTTAGTCGCACTGATCAGGTGCATATTCATGACTCAAGTACAAGAGTTCTGGCAAATCGGGCCGACTGGCTGAATGACAACTTGCATAAATATCCTGGTACTGATCCGGCGCATGTTGAAAATCACATGGGTAGCTTACTGGCTATCCCAAACCCTGATGGAACCGAGACGATTGTGGCAACATCGTTGCTGGGTGACAATGCATCGGGGCTGATGTTGTATACCTCGAATCAACCGCATCCATTCCGTGCGATAACCCTGATTCCGCCTAACAGTAATAAACTGGCAACGCTCGGCGATCTTGAACTCCTCTGCACATATGCATTTATCAGTGGCCAACTCTGGCATGACCTTAACGGGAATGGCGTCCGTGAAGCGGGTGAACCACCATTGGGTGGTATACGGCTTGAGGTTTTTGAACCCGGTCAATCGGTGCCACTTGGTCACGTGGTAACGGCTACTGACGGCAGCTATACCGTTGCAGTGCCACCCAACCGGGCGTTACATATGCGTGTGGCTCCGCATCAATTCCTGAGCGGTCAGCCGCTGAACGGGATGACCTACTCGCCACAACGTGTCGGTCCTGCAAACCTTGACAGCGATGCTCATCCCATCTTCGGTGTCGTTGAGTTTGCCGGTCGTCACGCCGGGAACGGTATGACCGGCAATGCACTGATGATACCGGTGCGTGGTGAACGGATTCAGCATGTCGATATTGGGCTTACCCGGCAATTTCGTCCGGCTACCATCGGTGATCGGGTCTGGCACGATGTCAATCGTAATGGCATGCAAGACGCCAATGAGCCTGGACTTGGCGGCGTGATGATCCGGCTGGAACGTTTGCCCGGTTCTTCGCCTGCTGTGAATACCTATCCTCGCACAACTTCCAGCGATGCGCAGGGTCGCTATACATTCACCAATCTCGAACCTGGTCAGTATCGCTTGTTCGTGACTTTGCCTGGAGGTTATACCTTTGCGCCGGCAGGCCGTGGTGTAAACGCACAGCTCGACAGTGATATTGATGAGCGTAGTGGTTTCAGTCAAGCGATAGCTCTCAATCACAGTGCAACACAAACAGATATTGATGTCGGTCTGATGGCCCTGCAGGCGGCGATGGATCTCAGCGTAGAGCTGAATGCACCGGCTGAAGTAGTGGTCGGCGGCGAATTGCGCTACACCATCTCTTATCGTCATACCGGTTTGGCCCCAGCAACAAATGTGACGATTCAGATGTCAGTGCCAACCGGATCACAGTTGATTAGTGCCAGTATGCCGGTTCAGCAGCAGGGAACAACTTTGAGCTGGCAGATTGGACAACTGAATCCGAATAGTAACGGCAGAATTGAGGTGTTGGTACGTGCCCCAACAACGATTGGCAGTAATCTGAGCCAGACCGTTGCTACTGCTGCTGTCATTAGTTCCAGACCATCTGACACAAACACAACAAACAATAGCTCAACGCAGTTTACCCGCCTGACACGCGCCGAGGTTAGCATTTCTAAAACAGCACCGGTTGCTGTCCTGAGTGGCGACATGCTCCTCTACACCCTGCGGGTCGTGAATCGCGGTAGAGCTACTGCATCACAGGTAACAATTGCCGATCCGTTACCAGATCAGGTTGATTTCGTCAGTTTGTTGCAGGCGCCGGCAGGAGCCTGTCGCTATGCGGGAGCAGAGCGGACACTTCGTTGTACGATGAGCAGCCTGTCGCCGCAGCAGGAAGCAATCATCAGCTTTCAGGCCCGCCCGCGACCAGATGCCGCCAGTCGACTTGATAACCGGGCGACGGTAACGACAACGACGGCAGGCGACTCTCCAACCGATAATTCGGCGATGGCAAGTACTGCATATCTACAGCCAAATCCGGCAATTCGTTTAACCTTCGTGCCAGCTCCGGCGGCAGCAGGTGAGACGGCTCGTCTGTTGATTGGCTACCAGAATCACGGCAGTGGTGTCGCCCGCCAGACAACACTCACGGTACTCCTGCCAGCAGCGGTGACGCTCCCGGCGCTACCGACCGGATGCCAGCAGCAGGGAAATCAATTGCTCTGCGCACTCGGTGATCTGGTGCCTGCGGCCAGTGGTGAGTTACGGCTGGATATGTATGTACCAGCTACGCCAACCATTGATCAGTTGAATGTGCAGGCCTCCATTAGCACGACCACCCCGGAACGGATTGTTGATCAACAGGATAATCAGGCCAGCGCAACCGTAGCTGTTGTCCGCCCCAATCCGTTTGTGCTGCTCCGTGCTCCCACCAGCATCGTCGGTCAGGGCAGTGTGTTCGCTTACACAATTGATTATGGCAACCTCTACCGACGCCGTCCAGCGCAAACGCGACCGGCAGCCAACACCGTGCTTGAATTTGAGCTGCCGTCCGATGTGCAATTGGTCGGCGCCAGTCGTACACCCACAACCCAACAAGGGCGTTTACTGCGATGGAATCTGGGAACGCTGGATGGGCAAACTGCGGCAAGGATTGAGGTCGTCGTGCAGACCCGTGTTCCGGCTGGAACTGTCTTGCCGGCGATAGCACGGATTTCTACGCAAACACCCGCTGATGATCCGGTTGACAATCTGGCTTCGTTGAACATCAATGTTGTCCCACCTCCGACTACCATCGGTACTGCAACCGGCGATCTGCGGGCTGCCATTCGCTCGACCCTGGACCCGGCGGCACGCGATGGCAGTCAGACCAACGGTGTCTACCTCTCTGAAGGTGCTGCTATTGCCTGGCCGACCGGCGAGGTGATCGATCTGACACCACAACTGGCCAATCTGCAATTCAGTGATGAACCATTACCGTGGCCCTACGCCTACCAGGTGCGGGTGGTCGGCTGGAGTCTGACTGAAGTTGAAGTGGGTGGTCAGCGCTTCGATCCACGAGCCGCCGATAGCCGTGGCATCACCGGTTGCCGTCCGGGGACGCGACCGCTACTGACACCAAAACTGCTCAGTGGCTGCTTGTATCGCTATCTCGGTGGGGAAAGTCGGGATCAACTTGGTGCAGCCATCATTCGCGAACGCGATCTCGATGATCAGGTACATCTCTACTGGAGCAGGCCTCCAGTACCGCCCATGCGCTCTGATGTCTATCTGTACGCCACCGACCAGATAAACCGGGCGCGGCTGACGATCCAGGTTGAACTTGAGGTGCAGATTATCAATCAGGCACCGGGCAGTATCGGTGGCGTACCGCTGCCTCCCATTCCGGTGGCACCATTGCCTGATCCGGCACGCCAGATCGTATCCGGGCAGATTGACATCACCCTGCTGGCGCCGCGATCACTGGTTGGGCCGGGGAGTTAA
- a CDS encoding ATPase, T2SS/T4P/T4SS family, with product MHVTIPPCTPDDTALICIRRGRRTAWTLDDILRRGACDEALFALLRLLVRARCSFLIAGETGCGKTALLEAIVNSWPGEPHVITIEDNTLEINVRHAAWTRELVQTSLDPHAFGRAAREVLRQTPSLVAPGETRAAEAGAILAVAVSGHAVVTTIHARNALRAVSRLADCAAMPGAYLYEGRRTNALEDICDNFHVVIHLSRNNGRRYIDEVVLLDGCDETTTGLRPRIVPLARAEVDSSGLRWYCAAQAEGDALIWDGADQTPDMLKQRLRLLKMSERPRAVASSRTIVEEALSQAALARQASAPERALAILRRAWEERQDERLAQAARQALTMLPERSQQATQAAREACEQILAALSSRRWERAASLYADLNADLERYAAFAPPGGWPALAGEIAAGQRADQEAQQAITRADQALRQGRARDALDLLIKLDPARLSDETALALLRTRYSALNMLVASGEISSAALTPVAAALRMREALVTAQGSSCA from the coding sequence ATGCACGTTACCATTCCGCCCTGTACTCCTGATGATACGGCGTTGATTTGTATTCGCCGCGGGCGGCGCACCGCGTGGACATTGGACGACATTCTGAGGCGGGGAGCCTGTGATGAAGCGCTGTTTGCGCTCTTGCGATTGCTAGTGCGCGCCCGTTGCTCGTTTCTGATCGCCGGGGAAACCGGTTGCGGAAAGACAGCTTTGCTGGAAGCGATTGTCAATTCGTGGCCGGGAGAACCACACGTTATCACTATCGAGGACAATACCCTGGAGATCAATGTTCGCCATGCGGCGTGGACGCGGGAACTGGTGCAGACCAGCCTCGATCCACACGCTTTTGGGCGGGCAGCCCGTGAAGTTTTGCGCCAGACGCCATCACTGGTCGCGCCGGGCGAAACCCGTGCCGCCGAAGCAGGTGCCATTCTGGCCGTTGCGGTCAGCGGTCATGCCGTTGTCACCACAATCCACGCCCGCAATGCGCTGCGTGCGGTCAGCCGGTTGGCCGACTGTGCGGCGATGCCTGGAGCATACCTCTACGAGGGACGGCGCACGAATGCTCTTGAAGACATTTGCGACAACTTCCACGTCGTGATCCATCTGAGTCGCAACAACGGACGACGCTACATTGATGAAGTGGTGCTGCTTGACGGTTGTGATGAAACGACTACCGGCTTGCGTCCGCGGATCGTTCCCCTGGCCCGGGCAGAAGTTGACAGCAGCGGTCTGCGCTGGTATTGCGCGGCACAAGCGGAGGGCGATGCCTTGATATGGGATGGAGCCGACCAGACGCCTGACATGCTCAAACAACGGCTGCGCCTGCTCAAGATGAGCGAGCGGCCGCGGGCCGTCGCCAGCAGTCGGACAATCGTAGAAGAGGCATTGAGTCAGGCCGCGCTCGCTCGCCAGGCCAGTGCTCCTGAACGGGCACTGGCGATCCTGCGGCGGGCATGGGAAGAGCGCCAGGATGAACGGCTGGCCCAGGCGGCACGTCAGGCCCTGACCATGCTGCCAGAACGATCACAGCAGGCGACTCAGGCAGCACGCGAAGCCTGCGAACAGATTTTGGCTGCGCTGTCCAGTCGACGCTGGGAGCGTGCGGCAAGTCTGTATGCCGACCTCAACGCCGATCTCGAACGCTACGCAGCCTTTGCTCCTCCCGGCGGATGGCCTGCGCTGGCCGGGGAGATTGCAGCCGGACAGCGAGCCGATCAAGAGGCGCAGCAAGCAATAACCAGGGCAGATCAGGCATTGCGCCAGGGTCGGGCCCGCGATGCGCTCGATCTGCTAATCAAGCTCGATCCAGCTCGCTTGAGTGACGAGACGGCACTGGCGCTATTGCGAACGCGCTACAGCGCACTGAATATGCTGGTGGCGAGTGGTGAAATCAGTTCAGCGGCGCTCACGCCGGTGGCGGCTGCCCTGCGTATGCGCGAAGCGTTGGTAACTGCTCAGGGAAGCAGTTGTGCGTGA
- a CDS encoding SAF domain-containing protein: MSAIGTLHQALSRRRSNPLPAILIGLGLLITAVFTVIAFLEASRSEPVVILARDVPYGQQISADDLAVVLLPRHRPVQLTGISSPALAVGQYAARHLAANDLLQPSMLMEHAPTQPVYPNGEALTPGMVAVPFSTETIGPLTHRDRVNIGFSDPNGSPDVCDQARQAAAGREPTVNPPDSPLQPRPYACRLLSGARVLYVDGEAGIAYLELTPYQSHVIQAVQAAGLPLWGERYGSDSPILPALDRLDIGQITVEELVAPAPAVDDVQP; encoded by the coding sequence ATGTCTGCAATTGGTACGCTTCATCAGGCACTGAGCCGCCGACGCAGCAATCCCCTGCCGGCGATCCTCATCGGTTTGGGTTTGCTGATCACGGCTGTCTTTACCGTGATTGCCTTTCTGGAAGCAAGCCGTAGCGAGCCGGTGGTGATTCTGGCGCGGGATGTACCGTATGGACAGCAAATCAGTGCCGATGATCTTGCAGTTGTTCTGCTTCCCCGTCATCGTCCGGTGCAACTGACCGGTATTAGCTCACCGGCATTGGCCGTCGGGCAGTATGCAGCCCGCCATCTTGCGGCGAACGATCTGCTCCAGCCCTCGATGCTGATGGAGCACGCACCAACCCAACCGGTCTACCCGAACGGTGAGGCGTTGACGCCGGGGATGGTTGCGGTGCCGTTCAGTACCGAGACGATTGGCCCGCTCACCCATCGTGATCGGGTCAATATCGGCTTCAGCGATCCGAATGGGTCGCCTGATGTCTGTGATCAGGCACGACAGGCAGCCGCAGGGCGCGAGCCAACCGTGAATCCGCCAGACTCGCCGTTGCAGCCACGACCATATGCATGTCGTTTGCTCAGCGGTGCGCGAGTGCTCTACGTGGATGGAGAGGCAGGTATTGCCTACCTGGAACTGACGCCGTACCAGTCACACGTGATCCAGGCCGTACAGGCTGCCGGTCTGCCGTTGTGGGGCGAACGCTACGGCAGTGACTCCCCGATCTTGCCGGCGTTGGATCGGCTGGACATTGGTCAGATCACGGTCGAGGAATTAGTTGCGCCGGCACCAGCAGTAGACGACGTACAACCGTGA
- a CDS encoding TadE/TadG family type IV pilus assembly protein, with protein sequence MKRYRTPGQTLIEMALALPILLTLVIGLFTVGQILLIHYAVNQAVRAAVHQAALTGGDRAATELAARQALHGSLGIDVAASEVVISCPRRPCRRYDPITVEVRYRASLWATTALLPFSEDLVVRASATRAAERDQQ encoded by the coding sequence ATGAAACGCTATCGTACGCCGGGACAGACACTGATCGAGATGGCACTGGCCCTCCCGATCTTGCTCACCCTGGTTATAGGTCTTTTTACGGTGGGGCAAATTCTGCTTATTCATTATGCCGTCAATCAGGCGGTTCGTGCGGCAGTGCATCAGGCTGCGCTGACCGGAGGTGATCGTGCCGCAACTGAACTCGCAGCCCGGCAGGCACTGCATGGAAGCCTCGGTATTGACGTAGCGGCAAGTGAGGTTGTCATTTCGTGTCCGCGCCGACCATGCCGGCGCTACGACCCGATCACGGTTGAGGTGCGCTACCGGGCCTCACTCTGGGCAACAACGGCACTGCTTCCTTTTAGCGAGGACCTGGTGGTACGAGCCAGTGCCACACGGGCTGCCGAGCGCGATCAACAGTAG
- a CDS encoding TadE/TadG family type IV pilus assembly protein, producing MWHRHHGQALPILALMLPALTLFILVVIEVANLWLDVALLEDALQQATRSAVQHLDYAMLARNTQSLRGSRTCQAVTVTNPGHCAAIVNVAHQFLLVNLRTARLDGHDPDKLAAAVRWTVLPQGGTCAYVTSSTPLLCAEVQPTLHGLFGLGEIRPRIRAADTIDRLSRP from the coding sequence ATGTGGCATCGTCATCACGGGCAGGCATTACCAATCCTGGCGCTGATGTTGCCAGCGCTGACACTCTTCATCCTGGTGGTGATTGAGGTGGCTAACCTCTGGCTGGACGTAGCACTGCTTGAAGATGCACTTCAGCAGGCAACGCGCTCGGCTGTACAACACCTCGATTACGCGATGCTGGCCCGTAACACGCAATCGCTACGCGGTAGCCGCACCTGTCAGGCAGTAACTGTCACGAATCCCGGTCATTGCGCGGCGATTGTCAACGTAGCACATCAATTTCTGCTCGTCAACCTGCGGACTGCGCGGCTAGACGGTCATGATCCAGACAAGCTGGCTGCGGCTGTGCGCTGGACAGTGTTACCACAAGGAGGGACATGTGCGTATGTGACCAGCTCTACTCCACTACTCTGTGCTGAAGTGCAACCAACCCTGCACGGTCTGTTTGGTTTAGGAGAGATTCGCCCGCGTATTCGGGCCGCCGACACGATTGATCGCCTGAGTCGGCCATAA
- a CDS encoding ATPase, T2SS/T4P/T4SS family, which translates to MYANWDIPGQSVLGGEDGATVAEELRMLLRSGRLRDCWHVPPEEAFAQLGLGKTICWRQVGWYGPLEIWRDPEHAVSDILFNGPADSPFFVVQRGMMVNTGVMVHPAWIDWTQRQLVWRSQGIAPDQPLPPFVQGVVDGLRYAITSRSASPAGPSLSIRLLPERWATLDDLVQGQVITREASDLLLAALNGGASLLIAGPTGSGKTTLAAALTQAIGRHMRLVVIEDGGELPRSANSLHIEAPPEPGGFGRAVTFALRQKPNYIIVGEVRGGEAMAMLQAAATGHPGLGTIHAATVQGALRNLERMALIGLAQETTGAGQAAAQIVRGLITSDVVNLLVVQIGRTPTGKRGVVAIEEVLPQGAQGQSGDPFPTNPLFRYERSSDRLMRAGYVNAGWGLGRM; encoded by the coding sequence ATGTACGCGAATTGGGATATTCCCGGTCAATCGGTACTCGGCGGGGAGGATGGGGCGACAGTTGCCGAGGAGCTGCGTATGTTGCTCCGCAGTGGTCGCTTGCGGGATTGCTGGCACGTTCCGCCTGAAGAAGCCTTTGCCCAACTTGGTCTGGGGAAGACGATCTGCTGGCGGCAGGTGGGCTGGTATGGCCCGCTGGAAATCTGGCGCGACCCGGAGCACGCGGTGTCGGACATTCTCTTTAATGGCCCTGCCGACTCGCCCTTCTTTGTGGTGCAGCGGGGGATGATGGTCAATACCGGGGTGATGGTTCATCCGGCCTGGATTGATTGGACACAGCGGCAGCTTGTCTGGCGTAGTCAGGGTATTGCGCCTGATCAGCCACTACCGCCGTTCGTGCAGGGTGTCGTTGATGGGTTGCGTTACGCGATTACCAGTCGTAGTGCTTCCCCAGCCGGGCCGAGCCTTTCGATCCGGTTGCTCCCTGAACGATGGGCAACGCTTGATGATCTGGTTCAAGGCCAGGTGATCACCCGTGAGGCGAGTGATCTTTTGTTAGCTGCGTTGAACGGTGGGGCATCGCTGCTGATTGCCGGGCCAACGGGGAGTGGTAAAACGACGCTGGCGGCTGCGCTGACCCAGGCGATTGGCAGGCATATGCGGCTGGTGGTGATCGAAGATGGCGGCGAATTACCGCGGAGCGCCAATAGTCTGCATATCGAAGCTCCGCCGGAGCCGGGTGGTTTCGGTCGGGCAGTGACGTTTGCGCTGCGGCAGAAACCCAACTACATCATTGTCGGCGAAGTGCGTGGTGGTGAAGCAATGGCGATGTTACAGGCCGCTGCCACCGGCCACCCTGGCCTGGGCACCATTCACGCCGCTACCGTGCAAGGGGCGCTGCGCAATCTGGAGCGGATGGCCTTGATTGGTCTGGCTCAGGAAACGACCGGGGCCGGCCAGGCGGCTGCGCAGATTGTACGCGGTCTGATTACGTCGGATGTTGTGAATTTGCTGGTTGTGCAGATTGGGCGAACGCCAACCGGTAAACGTGGGGTGGTTGCGATTGAGGAGGTGCTTCCCCAGGGTGCGCAGGGCCAGAGTGGCGATCCATTTCCGACCAATCCGCTCTTCCGTTACGAACGCAGCAGTGACCGTCTGATGCGGGCCGGGTATGTCAATGCCGGTTGGGGGCTTGGGCGAATGTGA
- a CDS encoding ParA family protein — MELIIFSAIEGLQAEVEQLRDVAVLAPSRIDQVQRLLSGSRPPDALYLDDSRGTPLADLWDLTARAQQVGVRVMLGLTGPARAALADAQAAGLPATAERNPVALADWIGAQIGRRRGHGTQRLPVIAIGAAKGGIGKTFATCVLAEGLRRRGLDVLVWDSDISNPGLVPAFRIPASAPSYLHLVQRGPSHWNPTGIQPFIFQPEHTRANQQGWGRIDLLIGSHAVARAENDLRLPDWQGLYQGILALEGYDVVLIDTPPDYLRRPYATHVLQAGGSVVLPTPPGARERMGVGHMLEHFSELAPERLERCSLLFMEPERGVTVTVGMVAELFARRYPRVGSLGTLPREPRLASLADEHDGYISMLDLGPHSRFARATHQVVEALCAQAGLQPRLPMPQTAWWHRFAELFTHRAPVPAMSS; from the coding sequence ATGGAACTGATCATCTTTAGTGCGATTGAAGGGTTGCAGGCCGAAGTTGAGCAATTGCGCGATGTTGCAGTGCTGGCACCATCGCGGATTGATCAGGTACAACGCCTCTTGAGCGGATCGCGCCCGCCAGATGCCCTCTACCTCGATGATAGTCGGGGTACGCCCCTGGCCGATCTCTGGGATTTAACGGCGCGTGCGCAGCAGGTGGGTGTGCGGGTCATGCTGGGGTTGACCGGCCCGGCACGGGCGGCTCTCGCCGATGCGCAGGCGGCAGGGTTGCCGGCTACGGCTGAACGCAATCCGGTCGCGCTGGCCGACTGGATCGGGGCGCAGATTGGCCGACGACGTGGTCACGGGACGCAGCGCTTGCCGGTGATCGCGATTGGGGCGGCGAAGGGTGGTATCGGCAAGACATTCGCAACCTGTGTGTTGGCCGAAGGATTGCGTCGGCGTGGTCTCGATGTTTTGGTGTGGGACAGCGACATCTCAAACCCCGGTCTGGTGCCGGCGTTCCGCATTCCGGCCAGCGCTCCTTCGTACCTCCACCTGGTGCAGCGCGGCCCATCGCACTGGAATCCGACCGGTATTCAGCCCTTTATTTTCCAGCCTGAGCATACCCGTGCCAATCAGCAGGGCTGGGGGCGGATCGATCTGCTGATCGGATCGCATGCTGTGGCCAGGGCCGAAAACGATTTACGCTTACCCGACTGGCAAGGGTTGTACCAGGGCATTCTTGCCCTTGAAGGGTACGATGTGGTGTTAATTGATACTCCTCCCGACTATCTGCGTCGTCCGTATGCTACGCACGTGTTGCAGGCGGGTGGCAGTGTTGTGCTGCCGACGCCTCCCGGTGCTCGCGAGCGGATGGGAGTGGGGCATATGCTCGAACACTTTAGCGAGTTGGCGCCGGAGCGGCTCGAACGCTGTTCACTGCTCTTTATGGAGCCAGAACGCGGTGTGACGGTGACGGTTGGGATGGTGGCTGAACTCTTCGCCCGCCGCTACCCGCGTGTTGGTAGTTTGGGCACGCTGCCACGCGAACCTCGGTTAGCCAGCCTCGCCGATGAACACGATGGCTACATCTCGATGCTCGATCTCGGCCCGCACAGTCGTTTCGCCCGCGCCACGCATCAGGTAGTTGAGGCTCTGTGCGCACAAGCTGGTTTGCAGCCGCGCCTGCCAATGCCGCAAACCGCCTGGTGGCACCGCTTTGCCGAGCTGTTTACACACCGTGCTCCGGTACCGGCAATGTCGTCATAA